One genomic segment of Chloroflexi bacterium ADurb.Bin180 includes these proteins:
- the ctrA gene encoding Cell cycle response regulator CtrA, translating into MSTTILVIDHDVDVAENIQRVLRAEGLEVLTAITGQAGVVLAELNRPKLVLLDTDLPDVDGYEVCRTLRAVPSTAKTPILLYSSRTDVTDKVAGFKAGADDFIIKPVAPAELVARVKAALRSEEKTLAHIVALWGAKGGVGTTALAVNLAVALRSKSARRVTVVDSSTLGGTLAVMLNLAPQHTVGDLLPRLDQLDMELLGSVLTAHSSDIRVLASYPWAQDVSHVAPEQWQRIIGWLQEACDFLVLDTATSMDASTMAILQLSETVLILTPEMTSLRNAHLFLQSAASWMRDTKPLVVLNRYPTKGGLQLRDVEAALQTSVDVTIPNDEPLMTYSVNRGIPVVISHPKSAVAQSVVQLADLVLNRASKKRPAPAMASALLGRGQAGS; encoded by the coding sequence GTGTCAACGACCATTCTCGTTATCGATCACGACGTCGACGTCGCTGAGAACATCCAGCGCGTTCTCCGCGCCGAGGGCCTGGAGGTCCTCACCGCCATTACCGGCCAGGCCGGAGTGGTACTGGCGGAACTCAATCGCCCCAAACTAGTCCTGTTGGACACTGACCTGCCCGATGTGGATGGCTATGAGGTTTGTCGCACGCTCAGAGCAGTGCCGTCGACGGCCAAGACTCCGATCCTGCTCTACTCCAGCCGCACTGACGTGACCGATAAGGTAGCCGGCTTCAAGGCTGGAGCCGACGACTTTATCATCAAGCCCGTGGCCCCGGCAGAGCTGGTAGCCCGGGTGAAGGCAGCGTTGCGCAGCGAGGAAAAGACTCTGGCGCACATTGTGGCCCTGTGGGGTGCCAAGGGCGGAGTGGGGACTACTGCTCTGGCGGTCAACCTGGCGGTTGCCCTTCGCTCCAAGAGCGCCAGGAGAGTAACCGTTGTCGACTCTTCGACGCTGGGCGGGACTCTCGCCGTAATGCTCAATCTGGCCCCGCAGCATACCGTGGGCGACCTGCTGCCTCGGCTGGACCAACTCGATATGGAGCTTCTCGGGTCGGTGCTTACTGCTCATTCATCCGACATCCGTGTGCTAGCCTCCTACCCGTGGGCACAGGACGTTTCACATGTAGCGCCAGAACAATGGCAGCGCATCATCGGCTGGCTGCAGGAAGCGTGTGACTTTCTCGTCCTTGACACCGCCACTTCCATGGATGCCAGTACGATGGCAATACTACAACTGTCCGAGACCGTTCTCATCCTTACCCCGGAGATGACCTCGCTGCGCAATGCCCACCTGTTCCTTCAGTCGGCTGCCTCCTGGATGCGGGACACCAAGCCTCTGGTCGTGCTGAATCGTTACCCTACCAAGGGTGGACTGCAGCTCCGCGATGTCGAGGCGGCCCTCCAGACGAGTGTCGATGTGACCATACCCAATGACGAGCCCCTGATGACCTATTCCGTCAACCGTGGCATTCCTGTGGTCATTAGCCATCCCAAGAGCGCCGTTGCTCAGAGTGTCGTTCAGCTTGCGGATCTGGTTCTCAACAGAGCCTCCAAAAAGCGCCCCGCCCCGGCCATGGCCAGCGCACTCCTGGGGCGTGGTCAGGCTGGGAGCTAG
- a CDS encoding flagellar basal body P-ring biosynthesis protein FlgA, giving the protein MRKRSGCIWIAAGAVIALLAGLLAYVAIQRALLAKPVAPEAPTVDVVVSTRALGVRGLIQAADVELRKAPADIVPESAARSLDQVVGLLTMVPLAPDEMILTTNIVSPTMKGEHVAFLMDKTKVAMAFPAGDLMSQVDMLQPGDHVDLLFSINVETQGEGRGGTVTFNALQNLEIAAVIHSSDLGVEASARVGSHGVGPLAIVFALDPQDALILKHLKDIGGGVDIVLRAPEATEISETQSVNINYVIDRYRIRIPVEP; this is encoded by the coding sequence ATGAGAAAAAGATCTGGATGCATCTGGATAGCAGCGGGAGCTGTCATCGCGCTCCTGGCTGGCTTGCTGGCTTATGTCGCGATCCAAAGGGCATTGCTGGCCAAGCCAGTCGCACCCGAGGCGCCGACCGTAGATGTTGTGGTTTCGACCCGCGCTCTGGGTGTCCGCGGCCTCATCCAGGCCGCTGATGTAGAGCTGCGCAAGGCACCGGCCGACATCGTTCCCGAAAGCGCCGCGCGCAGCCTGGATCAGGTGGTGGGGCTGTTGACCATGGTGCCGCTGGCTCCCGACGAGATGATCCTGACTACCAACATCGTCTCGCCGACGATGAAAGGCGAGCACGTGGCCTTCTTGATGGACAAGACCAAGGTCGCCATGGCTTTCCCCGCCGGCGACTTGATGAGTCAGGTCGACATGCTCCAGCCAGGCGACCACGTCGACTTGCTGTTCTCCATCAACGTGGAGACGCAGGGTGAGGGCCGGGGAGGAACGGTTACCTTCAACGCTTTGCAGAATCTCGAGATCGCGGCGGTGATCCACTCCTCTGACCTGGGCGTGGAGGCATCCGCTCGAGTTGGAAGTCACGGTGTGGGGCCATTGGCCATCGTCTTTGCCCTCGATCCCCAGGATGCTCTGATCCTCAAGCACCTCAAGGACATCGGCGGCGGCGTCGACATCGTGCTGCGGGCGCCGGAGGCCACCGAGATCTCTGAGACGCAGTCGGTGAACATCAACTATGTCATCGACCGGTACCGCATCCGCATTCCAGTCGAACCATAA
- the comC gene encoding Type 4 prepilin-like proteins leader peptide-processing enzyme, with the protein MWAALLLGLAGAWLTNWVADWLPARIADEDGDGIPVVSSRPRPFWRTLLLLAGSVAFAVYLYRVHSWDPTFWARFMLSELLLLIGAIDLEHRLVPNVLVATGIVLSLLFSILRVLPDPRSALTGALSAGALFILLAAAGRGALGPGDVKLAILIGTINGFPAVFQALLLGILFGGLAAAVLLVTRIRGPKQYIPYAPYLVAGCLSTMLFGQQLAGWTRLPVWGG; encoded by the coding sequence ATGTGGGCTGCGCTGCTCCTGGGCCTCGCCGGTGCCTGGCTCACCAACTGGGTCGCGGACTGGCTGCCGGCCCGCATTGCCGACGAAGATGGCGACGGTATCCCGGTGGTCTCTTCTCGCCCCCGTCCGTTCTGGCGAACCCTGTTGTTGCTCGCGGGTTCAGTTGCCTTTGCCGTGTACCTGTACCGGGTTCACTCGTGGGACCCCACTTTCTGGGCCCGGTTCATGCTGAGCGAGCTGCTGCTACTGATCGGCGCAATCGACCTCGAACACCGCCTGGTCCCCAACGTACTGGTAGCCACCGGCATAGTGCTGTCTCTGTTGTTCAGCATTCTCCGTGTGCTGCCCGACCCGCGTTCGGCATTGACTGGCGCTCTCTCGGCCGGGGCTCTGTTCATACTGCTCGCTGCCGCGGGGCGCGGCGCACTCGGACCCGGTGATGTCAAGCTGGCGATTCTGATCGGGACGATCAATGGCTTTCCGGCAGTATTTCAGGCGTTACTGCTGGGAATCCTGTTTGGCGGTCTGGCTGCTGCAGTGCTGCTCGTCACGCGCATCCGCGGACCCAAGCAGTACATTCCCTATGCGCCTTACCTGGTGGCCGGCTGCCTGAGCACGATGCTCTTTGGGCAGCAGCTCGCCGGGTGGACACGTCTGCCCGTCTGGGGAGGTTGA